From a single Maritimibacter sp. DP1N21-5 genomic region:
- a CDS encoding Ig-like domain-containing protein — MTFNSNTSSTWQPSGDYRLDWDLTGSDGSAALVSATGNQNVSVSVSTPGNGDGDSFAMADGKLHSASVQNPTQTIIDFGAAVTDVNFQIEDVDQDNNWLLSETWDDKVTVLAYDADGNLVDVDFSFASDSGITATGNSVEGGKNIDGGLSGESTRDNVTVSVAGPITKLVIIHDNGASDKDSGWVKITDMGFNAVPDAASLDGIVEGTDGADVIDASYTGDPDGDMVDNNDAVLPGEFGNDDIIYGFGGDDVIKAGAGYDEIYAGGGDDYVEGSSGNDVIHGDMETRDGNVPTETREVFKWDAAPGYADEKDTAGFTQNTGSVNVTMSVVSKSSDAQVEFENDAGNVSGLDAGADAKSGLALEGDDKYDDAKIQLAFDQDVTDVSFRINDIDQCSSVKVWAYVDGKAVEVDLTGGTKVGVSGNVATAKASDAPATADQNSLLVKIAGPVDKIVVEHDITGSSTSHVQLTDVYFTATTEGDCLPDEAGNDTLLGMNGDDIIYGEGGDDTIDGGAGNDVLYGDHGLVNGTPAPTMVRESFNWTKPAGSDAQDFAQNTGNVDVSFKIVSEDAGVTSSYAADAQNVSGIDSGSETINAKQSFYSETGGQGRDASYELSFSNAVENVAFRVNDVDGDGLVTIKAYDADGNQIAVQLTGGSKVTLKDTDGTLGKDTIDSNGGYLEDTAAEYSTLVQIAGPVAKIVIDHAQNGPNNSGINVTDVYFDVADGAACEPDDEGNDTITGGAGADLMYGEGGNDTFVVASGEDGAGDTVIGGNGPVQTTDRDVLDLTGAGRVTIDQTADDSDAGAFKGTVTFSNGKVLTFSQIEEIVTDPQNTNPDAVDDSASVDEDGSVVVPVLANDSDPEGDTLTVDSFTQGSNGTVSQNPDGTLTYTPNTDFNGQDSFTYTVTDGNGGTDTATVTVDVGAQNDAPDAVDDTIMVDEDSSVDIPVLANDSDPEGDTLTVGSFTQGANGTVSQNPDGTLKYTPNADFNGQDSFSYTVTDGNGGTDTATVTVDVCPKNDAPDAVDDVTSTDPGVPVTLNLLANDTDIDGDPLEVLKATGPANGTISGNADGTFTYTPNAGFEGTDSFTYTITDGHGGQDTATVLISVGDGNLPPDAVEDTASTTEGTPVTVDVLANDSDPDGDAISIDSFTNGTNGTVSQDGDGNLVYTPNDGFTGPDSFTYTITDGAGNQDTATVSVDVGAAPNSNPDAVDDTASTIAGTPVTFNVLANDTDPENDPLQITQLIGAPANGTLTAGANPGEFIYTPNAGFIGTESFSYTISDGNGGTDTASVTIDVTPNGNNAVVAKDDALDIDEDTSIIVDLTDNDFDPQGDSFSVTALGTPANGTATLLADGTVQYTPDPDFFGTDSFTYTITDIYGATDTATVTVNVDPVNDDPNADDDVVVIEQDSPVVIDVIANDSDPDGDPLEVLDYTQPSNGTVTANPDGTLTYTPEAGYIGTDTFEYTVTDGNGGTDTATVSIGVQPDDENTTDAVDDTATTSPGTAVEIDVLANDTDPEGDAISVISSTQPANGTVTNVDGVFTYTPNAGFTGVDTFTYTIDDAQGATDTATVTVRVMEGGQNTVSAVDDAATVDEDTSVIVDVLANDSDPEGDSFDLIAVGTPSNGTAELLPNGTVKYTPNADYFGTDTFTYTIEDQFGATDTATVTVTVDPVNEVDAVDDTASTAANTPVAIDVLANDTDPEGDAISVIGSTPPANGTISLAGGVFTYTPNAGFTGTDTFTYTIDDALGATDIATVTVSVGMTGPNTVDAVDDAYDTDEDTALIVDVTSNDLDPQGDPITVTALGTPTNGTAELLSDGTVKYTPNADFFGTDSFTYTVTDGNGATDVATVTVTVDPVNDNPDSEDDLVVTEGGDPVVIPVLDNDSDPDGDPLDIIDIGTPTNGTVTQNDDGTVTYDPNDGFTGTDTFTYTISDGNGGTDTSTVTVVVNPEPGQNANPDAVDDTARTPINTPIVLAVLANDSDPDGDPLSVIDAQSSFGTPTINADGTITFTPATDVTGPATVTYTVSDGNGGTDTATVSLMINDGIVEGTTGNDVIDTSYTGDPEGDLVDAGDNIFPDKGPNDDIIEAYEGDDIIRAGDGDDEIYGGDGNDVAYGGDGDDYIDTRAPTEASDHGFVPGETVDNWPFGPLTPNDLVPKDTDPYNDMDVVYGGAGNDTILTGDDADVVYGGDGDDTIDGGLDDDTLKGDAGDDYIIGGHGADVIDGGDGDDEIWGGLGPNTPDILDLEDDAYPVNDYGDADSNDPDSVTPTFLDPRPENGKDIIHGGAGNDVIYGQDDDDVLFGDEGDDYIDGGIDDDTIFGGDGDDELYGGKGQDYIDGGAGNDTMDGGDDRDYFVNVNAGDVVDGGEGGDDFDTLDLTGSAPVGGSLIVTKDPSNVENGMVEFFDDQGNSVGTMEFFNIEDVVPCFTPGTLIATPKGEVPVEELREGDRVITRDNGIQDIAWVGHKALDWRALHSSQHLKPVLIKAGALGPNLPERDMMVSPNHRMLVANERTTLYFDEREVLASAKHLVDNEGVMQVDVKSLTYVHFMFEKHEVVLADGTWSESFQPGDHSLKGVGNAQRQELFELFPELETREGIDDYVAARRILKKHEAQMLVKK; from the coding sequence ATGACTTTCAATTCCAATACTTCCTCCACCTGGCAGCCGTCCGGCGATTACCGCCTCGACTGGGACCTCACCGGGTCCGACGGCTCTGCCGCGCTCGTGTCCGCCACCGGCAACCAGAACGTTTCGGTTTCGGTCTCGACGCCAGGCAATGGCGACGGCGACAGCTTCGCGATGGCGGATGGCAAACTTCACTCCGCGAGCGTGCAGAACCCGACACAGACCATCATCGACTTTGGCGCGGCCGTGACAGACGTGAATTTCCAGATCGAGGACGTGGACCAGGACAACAACTGGCTTCTGTCGGAAACTTGGGACGACAAGGTGACGGTGCTCGCCTATGACGCCGACGGGAACCTCGTCGACGTGGATTTCTCCTTTGCTTCCGACAGCGGCATTACCGCGACCGGCAACAGCGTCGAGGGCGGCAAGAACATCGACGGCGGCTTGAGCGGCGAAAGCACCCGCGACAACGTGACCGTCTCCGTCGCGGGTCCGATCACGAAGCTCGTCATCATCCACGACAACGGTGCCTCCGACAAGGACAGCGGCTGGGTCAAGATCACGGATATGGGCTTCAACGCCGTGCCCGATGCTGCGTCGCTCGACGGCATCGTCGAAGGCACCGACGGGGCCGACGTGATCGACGCCTCCTACACCGGCGATCCGGATGGAGACATGGTCGACAACAACGACGCCGTGCTGCCGGGCGAGTTTGGCAATGACGACATCATCTATGGTTTCGGCGGCGATGACGTGATCAAGGCGGGCGCGGGCTACGACGAGATCTATGCAGGGGGCGGCGATGATTACGTCGAAGGCTCGTCGGGCAATGACGTCATTCACGGCGACATGGAAACCCGCGATGGCAACGTTCCTACCGAGACGCGTGAAGTCTTCAAATGGGACGCAGCGCCGGGATATGCGGATGAGAAAGACACCGCCGGCTTCACCCAGAACACCGGATCCGTCAATGTGACCATGTCGGTCGTGTCGAAGTCCTCGGACGCGCAGGTCGAGTTCGAGAACGACGCCGGCAACGTGTCCGGCCTCGACGCCGGGGCCGACGCCAAGTCCGGCCTCGCGCTCGAAGGCGACGACAAATACGACGACGCCAAGATCCAACTCGCCTTCGATCAGGACGTCACCGACGTGAGCTTCCGGATCAACGACATCGACCAGTGTTCGTCGGTCAAGGTCTGGGCCTATGTCGATGGCAAGGCCGTCGAGGTCGATCTGACAGGCGGCACCAAGGTGGGTGTCTCGGGCAATGTGGCGACGGCCAAGGCTTCGGACGCGCCGGCGACCGCAGATCAGAACTCGCTTCTCGTCAAGATTGCGGGTCCTGTCGACAAGATCGTGGTGGAGCACGACATCACGGGCTCGTCGACGAGCCATGTGCAGCTGACGGACGTCTACTTCACGGCGACCACCGAAGGCGACTGCCTGCCGGACGAAGCGGGCAACGACACGCTTCTGGGCATGAACGGCGACGACATCATCTATGGCGAGGGCGGTGATGACACCATCGACGGCGGCGCCGGGAACGACGTGCTCTATGGCGACCACGGTCTGGTCAACGGCACGCCCGCGCCGACCATGGTGCGCGAGAGCTTCAACTGGACGAAACCGGCCGGGTCCGACGCGCAGGATTTTGCGCAGAACACCGGCAATGTGGACGTGTCCTTCAAGATCGTCTCCGAAGACGCTGGGGTGACCTCGTCCTACGCCGCCGATGCGCAGAATGTTTCGGGGATCGACAGCGGCTCCGAGACGATCAACGCCAAGCAGTCCTTCTATTCCGAGACGGGCGGGCAGGGGCGTGACGCCTCCTATGAGCTGTCCTTCTCGAACGCCGTGGAGAACGTGGCCTTCCGCGTCAACGACGTGGACGGCGACGGGCTTGTCACGATCAAGGCCTATGACGCAGACGGGAACCAGATCGCGGTTCAGCTGACCGGCGGCTCCAAGGTCACCCTGAAGGACACCGACGGCACGCTGGGCAAGGACACCATCGACTCGAACGGCGGCTATCTGGAAGACACGGCCGCCGAATACTCGACCCTGGTCCAGATCGCGGGTCCGGTGGCGAAGATCGTCATCGACCATGCCCAGAACGGCCCCAACAATTCGGGCATCAACGTCACCGACGTTTACTTCGACGTGGCGGATGGTGCGGCCTGTGAGCCCGATGACGAGGGCAACGACACGATCACGGGCGGCGCGGGTGCCGACCTCATGTATGGCGAAGGCGGCAATGACACCTTCGTGGTGGCAAGTGGCGAAGACGGCGCGGGCGACACGGTCATCGGCGGCAACGGCCCCGTCCAGACCACCGACCGCGACGTGCTCGACCTCACCGGCGCGGGCCGCGTCACCATCGACCAGACCGCGGACGACAGCGACGCGGGTGCCTTCAAGGGCACGGTGACTTTCTCGAACGGCAAGGTCCTGACCTTCAGCCAGATCGAAGAGATCGTGACCGACCCGCAGAACACGAACCCGGACGCCGTGGATGACAGCGCCTCGGTCGACGAAGACGGCTCGGTCGTCGTTCCTGTTCTGGCCAACGACAGCGATCCTGAGGGCGACACGCTCACCGTCGACAGCTTTACTCAAGGATCGAACGGCACCGTATCGCAGAACCCGGATGGGACGCTGACCTATACGCCGAACACGGACTTCAATGGCCAGGACAGCTTCACATACACCGTGACCGACGGAAACGGCGGGACCGATACGGCGACCGTCACCGTGGACGTGGGCGCCCAGAACGATGCGCCGGATGCCGTCGACGACACCATCATGGTGGATGAAGACAGCTCGGTCGATATCCCGGTTCTCGCCAATGACAGCGACCCGGAAGGCGACACGCTGACCGTCGGCAGCTTCACCCAAGGGGCAAATGGCACCGTGTCGCAGAACCCGGACGGGACGCTGAAGTACACGCCCAACGCGGACTTCAACGGTCAGGACAGCTTCTCCTACACCGTGACCGACGGAAACGGCGGCACCGATACGGCCACCGTCACCGTGGACGTCTGCCCGAAGAACGACGCGCCGGATGCCGTTGACGATGTGACCTCGACCGATCCCGGTGTGCCGGTCACGCTCAACCTCCTGGCCAACGATACCGACATCGACGGCGATCCGCTTGAAGTGTTGAAGGCGACCGGTCCGGCGAATGGCACGATCAGCGGCAATGCCGATGGCACCTTCACCTATACGCCCAATGCGGGCTTCGAGGGCACCGACAGCTTCACCTACACGATCACCGACGGCCACGGCGGTCAGGACACCGCGACGGTGCTGATCTCGGTCGGCGATGGCAACCTGCCGCCGGATGCCGTGGAAGACACGGCCTCTACCACCGAAGGCACGCCGGTCACGGTCGATGTGCTGGCCAACGACAGCGATCCGGACGGCGATGCGATCTCGATCGACAGCTTCACCAACGGGACCAACGGGACCGTGTCCCAGGATGGGGACGGAAACCTCGTCTACACGCCCAATGACGGCTTCACCGGGCCGGACAGCTTCACCTATACGATCACCGATGGCGCCGGAAATCAGGACACGGCCACCGTCTCGGTCGATGTGGGGGCCGCGCCCAACTCGAACCCGGACGCGGTCGACGACACGGCCTCGACCATCGCGGGCACGCCGGTGACCTTCAACGTGCTGGCCAACGACACGGACCCAGAGAACGACCCGCTCCAGATCACCCAGCTCATCGGGGCGCCCGCCAACGGCACGCTCACGGCTGGCGCGAACCCGGGCGAGTTCATCTATACGCCCAATGCGGGCTTCATCGGGACCGAGAGCTTCAGCTACACCATCTCCGATGGCAACGGAGGCACCGACACGGCCAGCGTTACCATCGACGTCACGCCCAACGGCAACAACGCCGTCGTGGCCAAGGATGATGCGCTCGATATCGACGAGGATACCTCGATCATCGTCGACCTGACCGACAACGACTTCGACCCCCAGGGCGACAGCTTCTCGGTGACCGCCTTGGGCACGCCCGCGAACGGGACGGCGACGCTGCTGGCGGACGGCACGGTGCAATACACGCCCGATCCGGACTTCTTCGGGACCGACAGCTTCACCTATACGATCACCGATATCTACGGCGCCACCGATACGGCGACCGTGACGGTGAACGTGGACCCGGTGAACGACGACCCGAACGCCGACGACGACGTCGTGGTGATCGAGCAGGACAGCCCGGTCGTGATCGACGTGATCGCCAATGATAGCGATCCGGACGGCGACCCGCTCGAGGTGTTGGACTACACCCAGCCCTCGAACGGCACGGTGACGGCGAACCCCGACGGGACGCTGACCTATACGCCCGAGGCCGGCTACATCGGGACCGATACGTTCGAATATACCGTGACCGACGGCAACGGCGGCACGGACACGGCGACCGTCTCGATCGGCGTGCAACCCGATGACGAGAACACTACGGACGCGGTGGACGACACCGCGACGACCTCGCCGGGGACGGCGGTGGAGATCGACGTCCTTGCCAACGACACCGATCCCGAGGGCGACGCGATCAGCGTGATCTCCTCGACCCAGCCGGCCAACGGCACCGTGACGAACGTGGACGGGGTCTTCACCTATACCCCGAATGCGGGCTTCACCGGCGTCGACACCTTTACCTACACCATCGACGACGCCCAGGGCGCGACCGACACGGCGACCGTCACGGTGCGCGTGATGGAGGGTGGGCAGAACACCGTCAGCGCCGTGGACGATGCGGCGACGGTGGATGAGGATACTTCGGTCATCGTGGATGTGCTGGCCAACGACAGCGATCCGGAAGGCGACAGCTTCGATCTGATCGCGGTCGGCACGCCCAGCAACGGCACGGCCGAGCTTCTGCCCAACGGCACGGTGAAATACACGCCCAACGCCGACTACTTCGGCACCGACACCTTCACCTACACCATCGAGGACCAGTTCGGCGCGACCGACACGGCCACGGTGACGGTGACGGTCGACCCGGTGAACGAGGTGGATGCCGTGGACGACACGGCCTCGACCGCGGCGAACACGCCCGTGGCCATCGACGTGCTGGCGAACGACACGGATCCGGAAGGCGACGCGATCAGCGTCATCGGCTCCACGCCGCCCGCCAACGGGACGATTTCGCTCGCAGGTGGGGTCTTTACCTACACGCCCAACGCGGGCTTCACCGGGACCGACACCTTCACCTACACGATCGACGACGCGCTTGGCGCGACGGATATCGCGACGGTGACCGTGTCGGTGGGTATGACTGGGCCGAATACGGTCGATGCGGTAGACGACGCCTATGACACCGACGAGGATACCGCCCTCATCGTCGATGTGACGTCCAACGACCTGGACCCGCAGGGGGACCCGATCACCGTGACCGCCCTGGGCACGCCCACGAACGGGACGGCCGAGCTCCTGTCCGACGGCACGGTGAAATACACGCCGAACGCGGATTTCTTCGGAACCGACAGCTTCACCTACACGGTGACCGACGGAAACGGCGCGACCGATGTGGCGACCGTGACCGTGACGGTCGATCCGGTGAATGACAACCCGGACTCCGAGGACGATCTGGTGGTGACAGAAGGCGGCGATCCCGTGGTCATTCCGGTGCTCGACAACGACAGCGACCCGGACGGCGATCCGCTTGACATCATCGACATTGGCACGCCCACGAATGGCACCGTCACGCAAAACGACGATGGCACCGTGACTTACGATCCCAATGACGGGTTCACCGGGACCGATACCTTCACCTATACGATTTCCGACGGAAACGGCGGGACAGATACGTCGACAGTGACCGTTGTGGTCAACCCCGAGCCAGGCCAGAACGCCAATCCCGATGCCGTGGACGATACGGCCCGCACGCCGATCAACACGCCCATCGTGCTTGCCGTTCTGGCCAACGACAGCGATCCGGACGGCGATCCGCTTTCGGTGATCGACGCGCAGTCGAGCTTCGGCACGCCCACGATCAATGCCGACGGCACGATCACCTTCACGCCCGCGACGGACGTCACCGGGCCGGCCACGGTGACCTATACGGTCTCGGACGGGAACGGCGGCACCGATACGGCGACCGTGTCCCTGATGATCAACGACGGGATCGTCGAGGGCACCACCGGCAACGATGTGATCGACACCAGCTACACGGGCGACCCGGAAGGCGACCTCGTGGACGCGGGAGACAACATCTTCCCGGACAAGGGACCGAACGACGACATCATCGAGGCCTACGAAGGCGATGACATCATTCGGGCCGGTGACGGCGACGACGAGATCTACGGCGGCGACGGCAACGACGTGGCCTATGGCGGTGACGGGGACGACTACATCGACACGCGGGCGCCGACCGAGGCCTCGGATCACGGCTTCGTGCCGGGCGAGACGGTCGACAACTGGCCCTTCGGCCCGCTCACGCCCAACGATCTGGTGCCGAAAGACACCGACCCCTACAACGACATGGACGTGGTCTATGGCGGGGCCGGGAACGACACCATCCTGACCGGCGACGATGCCGACGTGGTCTATGGCGGCGATGGTGACGATACCATCGACGGCGGTCTCGACGACGACACGCTCAAGGGCGATGCCGGGGACGATTACATCATCGGCGGTCACGGCGCGGATGTGATCGACGGCGGCGACGGGGATGACGAGATCTGGGGTGGCCTGGGCCCGAATACGCCCGACATCCTTGACCTCGAGGACGACGCCTATCCGGTGAACGACTATGGCGATGCCGACAGCAACGATCCGGACAGCGTCACGCCCACCTTCCTCGATCCGCGACCCGAGAACGGCAAGGACATCATCCACGGCGGTGCAGGCAACGATGTCATCTATGGCCAGGACGACGATGATGTCCTCTTCGGGGACGAGGGCGACGACTACATCGACGGCGGGATCGACGACGACACCATCTTCGGTGGAGACGGCGACGACGAGCTCTATGGTGGCAAGGGGCAGGACTATATCGACGGTGGTGCCGGTAACGACACCATGGATGGCGGCGACGACAGGGATTATTTCGTCAACGTCAACGCGGGCGATGTGGTCGATGGCGGCGAGGGCGGAGACGACTTCGACACGCTCGACCTCACCGGGTCGGCACCGGTCGGCGGATCGCTCATCGTCACGAAGGACCCGTCCAACGTCGAGAACGGCATGGTCGAATTCTTCGACGACCAGGGCAACTCGGTCGGCACGATGGAGTTCTTCAACATCGAGGACGTCGTTCCCTGCTTCACCCCCGGCACGCTGATCGCGACGCCGAAGGGCGAGGTTCCGGTCGAGGAGCTGCGTGAGGGCGATCGGGTCATCACCCGTGACAACGGCATCCAGGACATCGCCTGGGTCGGGCACAAGGCGCTCGACTGGCGGGCGCTCCATTCGAGCCAGCACTTGAAGCCGGTGCTGATCAAGGCAGGCGCGCTGGGGCCGAATCTTCCGGAGCGCGACATGATGGTGTCGCCCAACCACCGGATGCTGGTCGCCAACGAACGCACCACGCTTTACTTCGACGAACGCGAAGTGCTGGCCTCGGCCAAGCACCTTGTCGACAACGAGGGTGTGATGCAGGTCGATGTGAAGTCGCTGACCTATGTGCACTTTATGTTCGAAAAGCACGAAGTGGTGCTCGCGGACGGCACCTGGTCGGAGAGCTTCCAGCCGGGCGACCATTCGTTGAAGGGCGTCGGCAACGCGCAGCGTCAGGAACTCTTCGAACTCTTCCCCGAGCTCGAGACCCGCGAAGGGATCGACGACTATGTCGCCGCGCGGCGCATCCTGAAGAAGCACGAAGCGCAGATGCTGGTGAAGAAGTGA